A DNA window from Streptomyces parvus contains the following coding sequences:
- a CDS encoding YfjI family protein produces the protein MSAQPVDSADLWPGFAALDAQQEAVSAWDDPIPLTARRELPAFPTEVFPPWLGDFVRGVAEETQTAVDAAGSLALAVLATAAGGRATVHVRGRWREPTNLFVVMALPPGSRKSAVFGLMTDPLYTCEKLMATKAAGAIIEAELTARLAKEVADNAATKAARADADKRDQLMAEAISLGQAAEAVTVPNKPRLLADDATPEVISSLLAEQGGRLSVMSAEGGIFDIIAGRYSGTPNMEPFLKGHAGDRLRVDRRGREEFIDSPALTMGQTVQPSVLEDISRIKGAGDRGLLGRFLYSLPEDLVGYREVTPEPLAEDVADLYEERVTSLVMSLAGWTDPAVLQLTPEANEALAAYERRQEPRLRKRGGDLGHIRNWAAKLGGATARLAGLLHLAAHTDNGHTQPVTADTMRDAIKLADYFTGHALAVFDLMGADHTANRARTVLDLLRANQWAEVSKREVMSKLSRAEFPTVADLDPALDLLEDHGYVRAQPVAKTGGRGRPPSPRYLTHPQLSEPTA, from the coding sequence ATGAGCGCACAGCCTGTGGACAGTGCGGACCTGTGGCCCGGGTTCGCCGCTCTGGACGCACAGCAGGAAGCCGTGTCCGCGTGGGACGACCCGATCCCGCTGACCGCCCGCCGCGAACTGCCGGCGTTTCCCACGGAGGTCTTCCCTCCCTGGCTCGGTGACTTCGTGCGTGGGGTCGCGGAGGAGACGCAAACGGCGGTGGATGCTGCGGGGTCGCTCGCGCTCGCGGTCCTGGCGACCGCTGCCGGAGGCCGCGCCACCGTCCATGTCCGGGGCCGGTGGCGGGAGCCCACGAACCTCTTCGTCGTCATGGCTCTGCCCCCGGGCAGCCGCAAGAGCGCCGTGTTCGGGCTGATGACGGACCCGCTCTACACGTGCGAGAAGCTGATGGCCACCAAGGCGGCCGGGGCCATCATCGAGGCCGAACTGACCGCGAGGCTCGCCAAGGAAGTCGCGGACAACGCAGCCACTAAGGCAGCCCGCGCGGACGCCGACAAGCGCGATCAGCTCATGGCCGAAGCCATCAGCCTCGGACAAGCCGCCGAGGCCGTCACCGTGCCCAACAAGCCCCGGCTGCTGGCCGACGACGCCACCCCGGAGGTCATCTCCTCGCTGCTGGCCGAACAGGGCGGACGGTTGTCGGTGATGTCGGCCGAGGGCGGGATCTTCGACATCATCGCCGGACGCTACTCCGGCACCCCCAACATGGAGCCCTTCCTCAAGGGCCACGCAGGGGACCGCCTGCGGGTGGACCGCCGTGGGCGTGAGGAGTTCATCGACTCCCCCGCCCTCACCATGGGCCAGACCGTTCAGCCCTCCGTCCTGGAAGACATCAGCCGCATCAAGGGAGCGGGCGACAGGGGCCTGTTGGGCAGGTTCCTGTACTCCCTCCCGGAGGACCTAGTGGGCTATCGGGAAGTCACCCCCGAGCCCCTGGCCGAGGACGTGGCCGACCTGTACGAGGAGCGCGTGACCTCCCTGGTGATGTCCCTGGCTGGGTGGACCGACCCGGCTGTACTCCAGCTCACTCCCGAGGCCAATGAGGCGCTGGCCGCTTACGAGCGTCGGCAGGAACCGCGGCTGCGCAAGCGGGGCGGGGACCTGGGGCACATCAGGAACTGGGCCGCGAAGCTGGGCGGCGCGACCGCCCGACTTGCTGGGCTGCTCCACCTGGCCGCGCACACGGACAACGGGCACACCCAGCCCGTCACCGCCGACACCATGCGCGACGCCATCAAGCTCGCGGACTACTTCACCGGCCACGCCCTGGCGGTGTTCGACCTCATGGGCGCCGACCACACCGCCAACCGCGCCCGCACCGTCCTGGACCTGCTCCGGGCCAACCAGTGGGCCGAGGTCAGCAAACGCGAAGTCATGAGCAAGCTCTCCCGGGCCGAGTTCCCCACCGTCGCAGACCTCGACCCCGCGCTGGACCTGTTGGAAGACCACGGGTACGTCCGGGCCCAACCCGTCGCCAAGACCGGAGGACGCGGCCGGCCGCCCTCCCCGCGCTACCTCACCCACCCCCAGCTCAGCGAACCCACCGCCTGA
- a CDS encoding bifunctional DNA primase/polymerase: MTHDRKAPLLSAALAAAERGWPVFPIRPGDKRPAGHPERTCPGTGRCTDGHRTPEQRATLSADSIRVCWESAPYNVGIATGPAGLVVVDLDLPKDAEDTAPSEWAGMADGLDVFAALCERAGERLPTETYTVRTRRGGQHLYFTAPEGKTLRSTGGTLGWKVDTRAWGGYVVGAGSLIGTGGYEVIHEAPAAPLPAWLGDLLTTRPAPAPMPLSELSARMRNATAYSTTALRGELEKVLSAREGGRNRSVYFAAYALARLIRTEDLTEATVTGELMSAGLSVGLSASECRTAIRSGLVRGGALEASAA; this comes from the coding sequence CGCAGAGCGCGGCTGGCCCGTCTTCCCCATCCGCCCCGGCGACAAGCGGCCCGCCGGACACCCGGAACGCACCTGCCCCGGCACCGGCCGCTGCACGGACGGCCACCGCACCCCGGAACAGCGCGCCACCCTGAGCGCGGACAGCATCCGCGTCTGCTGGGAGTCGGCCCCGTACAACGTGGGGATCGCCACCGGTCCCGCTGGTCTCGTCGTGGTGGACCTGGACCTGCCCAAGGACGCCGAGGACACCGCACCGTCAGAGTGGGCGGGCATGGCCGATGGTCTGGACGTGTTCGCCGCCCTGTGCGAGCGCGCTGGTGAGCGGCTGCCGACCGAGACGTACACCGTGCGCACCCGCCGTGGCGGACAGCACCTGTACTTCACCGCCCCCGAGGGAAAGACGCTACGCAGCACGGGCGGCACCCTGGGGTGGAAGGTCGACACCCGAGCCTGGGGCGGGTACGTGGTCGGCGCCGGAAGCCTGATCGGCACCGGGGGCTATGAGGTCATTCACGAGGCCCCTGCCGCCCCCCTCCCTGCGTGGCTCGGTGACCTGCTCACCACCCGGCCCGCACCCGCACCGATGCCCCTGTCGGAGCTGTCGGCCCGGATGCGCAACGCCACCGCCTACAGCACCACCGCCTTGCGCGGGGAGCTGGAAAAGGTGCTGTCCGCCCGTGAGGGCGGTCGTAATCGGTCGGTGTACTTCGCCGCCTACGCCCTGGCCCGCCTGATCCGCACTGAGGACCTGACCGAGGCCACCGTCACCGGTGAGCTGATGAGCGCCGGACTGTCGGTCGGCCTGTCCGCATCGGAGTGCCGCACCGCGATCCGCTCCGGCCTCGTCCGTGGCGGCGCTTTGGAGGCGAGTGCGGCATGA